CCTCTTTACCGGACCTCTCGGTTACGCGGTGCTGGTGCTGGTGTTGTAAGGTAGTAACGCAACCATTCGTCGGGTTTTGTTTCCGACGGAAGGATTGAAGTGGGTTCGTTGTCTCGGAGGAACTCTGTAGAAACGGCTGTCGCCGTTCCTCTCCATTGATCGGTGGTTAAGGATTTGCGAAAATTGGGAGCGGAATGGCGATAGCCATTTCGTCGGCAAAGGGGTGGGAATTCCTTAATTCTCGGAGGAGCCTGCAGAAACGGCTCTCGCCGTTCCTCTCCAATGAACGGGGATTAAGGATTCGCGGAATGTGGGAGCGGAATGGCGATAGCCATTTTGATTGGGCTTCCGTCGTCATCCTACGGGTCAACTCGGCGGAAAATTTGAACCTTGCGAGCAGCTCTGAAAATGAACAATTTTCGTGAATGGCTTCTCCCGATCCAGATCGGCGAAAACCCTGGAAAGGTCGATTAGTTCGGTTGCAGCCGGAGTTCTATCGCGGTGCGGCTGGGGTTCACTGGACGATGACGATGCAAGGGCGACGAACGGGTTGGCTTTCGGATGAACTTCATTTGGCGACAAGAGAAATTCTTTTCCATGCTTTATGTCGGCAGCGTTTGGCCTGCCCCATTTATTGCCTGATGCCGGATCATGCTCACTTCCTCTGGATTGGGATCTCGGATCATTCCGACCAGGAGTCAGCGGTCGAGCAATTCCGTCGCGATTGGAATCGGATCTTGTCGCCATTTGTATTGGAACGGCAGCCATTCGATGACGTTCTCAGAGGGGCTGACCGAGAGCGTGATGCCTTGAGCTCAGTTCGCCACTATATTCAGGAGAATCCCGTGCGGAAGGGGCTGGTTGATCATTTTCAGGATTGGCCGTATCTCGGCTCTTGCTTTCCCGGGTATCCCAAGTTGGATCCCCGTAGCTACCATTTTAGGACGAATTTCTGGAAGGCCTACAAAGAGCAGACGTATCTTTAGCCGTGAGAGGATTGCGCTGCTTATTGGAGCGTAATGGCGAAAGCCATTTCGTCGGCAAAGGGCGAGGTAGTTCTTTAATTCTCGGAGGGAAACCTGAAGAAACGGCTGTCGCCGTTCCTCTCCCTTGATCGGTGGTTTAAGATTCACCGAAGGTGGGAATGGAATCGACGACAAGATCAGCCGATCATAGATACGCCGTTTTCTCAATAGCGCGCAAAGGCGCTTTTGTCGTTGGCCTTCATGTAGGCCTCGTCCTGATCGATCATTCCGGTGTTGAGAAGTTCCCGCAGGGAGGCGTCGAGGGAGATCATTCCATCGTCGCGATTCTGATCGATGATATTCTTGATCGAGGCGAGGGAATTCTGGCGGATCGAGTTCGGTAGGGATTGGTGGTAGCCGAGGATTTCAAAGGCTGGTACCAAGCCGCCACCTTGGGCGCGACAGAGAATTTGGGAGACCACCCCGCGAAGCGATTCAGAGAGGAGGATTCGGATCTGGTCCTGCTCGTCAGCAGGGAAAGCGTCAATAATGCGGTCGATGGTCTTCGCCGCACTGTTGGTGTGGACGGTGGCGAAGACGAGCATACCCATCGATGCACAGCTCAGAGCGAGTCGCATGGTTTCACAATCGCGCAGCTCCCCGATGAGGATGACGTCTGGGTCGGCTCGCATCGCACTGCGGAGTCCTGAAGCGTAGCTTTTCGTGTGCTCAGTGACTTCGCGATGGATGAAGGTGCTCTTCTTGTTCGTATGGGTGAACTCAACTGGATCCTCGAGGGTGATGATCTCTTTGCACTGGTTCTCGTTGATGTGATTGAGGATCGCCGCGAGTGTTGTGGATTTCCCACTACCGGTCGGCCCCGTTACCAGCACGAGCCCGCTTTTCTGGGTAGCGAGCGGTTTGAGAGCTTTCGGTAGGCCAAGGTCGTCGACCGAGCGGATGTCGTTCGGGATCTGCCGGAGGACGGCTGCCGGGCCCCAGTGGTTGCGGAAAAGATTCGTGCGGAAGCGAGCTTTGTCCGGGATCTCGTAGGCGATGTCGACATCGCGTCCTTCGAGAAACTGCTCCATCCGGTATGGGGGGATGAACTCTTGCAGGAGTCCTTCCATCAGTTCGTCGTTGAAGGATTCATAGTCCAGTTCGCGGATCTCTCCGCCTACCCGGATTTTTGGGGGAGCTCCCACAGAAAGGTGGAGGTCGGAACCTCCCTGCTGAAGCATTTCTTCGAGAAGTGTATCAATTTCAGCCATGGGTATTGCAGTGTAGCCTTAAGATTGTCCGAGAAGGTTAGGGTCTTTGATGTTGCTGAGAGCGGTCTCCCAACTGATCTGCCCGGTTTCGAAAAGTTCGACGATGGATTCGTCCATCGTTCGCATTCCGTGTTTGCGTCCGGTCTGCATCGCACTGTCGAGTCCGGCTTCCTTGCCCTCGCGCATGATGTTGGCCGTTGCGGAGGTGTTGACCATCAACTCGCTGGCGAGGACGAGGCCTCCGTCCGTGGATGGAATCAGTCGCTGACAGATGACGCCTCGCAGGGAGTCGGCAACCATGGTCCGGATCTGTCGTTGCTGAATCGGGGGGAAGACGTCGATGAGGCGGTTTAGGGTCGTGGCGGAATCCCGGGTGTGTAGGGTTCCGATGACCAAGTGGCCGGTTTCAGCAGCGGTCACCGCCATCTCGATGGTTTCCAAGTCGCGCATTTCTCCGACAACGATGATGTCGGGGTCTTCACGGAGGGAGGATGCCAAGGCCTCGTCGAAGGAGCGGGTGTGCTTCCCAACTTGACGTTGGGTGACGATCGATTTCTTCGACTGCTGGATGATCTCGATCGGATCTTCAATGGTGATTATGTGTTCCTGACGGGTCTCGTTCAGCTCGTTGACCAAGCAGGAGAGGGTGGTCGTTTTCCCGCACCCGACTGGACCGGCGATGAGGATCATCCCATTGTGATAGGAGAGGAGTTCGCGAATCTTTTCGGCGTTGGGGAATCCCAGTTCTTCGAGGGAGGCTGATTCCGCGCGCGGCATGTGGTAGACCGCGGAAATCCCGTATTCGTGCCGCATTAGGTTCACGCGGAGACGCAGCTGGCTCCCCCCTTCCATTTCCTTGAGGGGGAGGGCGTAGTCCACCTCCCAGTTTTCATCAAACAGCTTGCGCTTTTCGTCGGCGAGGAGGATGAGATTCATCCGTTCGGCGATCTCGGGATCCAAGGTCTCTTCGGAGAGATACTGGATTTGCCGATGAAAGCGTATCCGTGGCCGGGCGTTGGAAGTCACATGGAGGTCGCTGACCCCTTCGGAAACACAGGATTCGATCCAGCCCCGCATTGCGGTTTTCAGATCCTCGTCATCCATCTTGGCCCACTCGGCGAAGTCTGGCAGAACGCCGTGGAATTCGGCGGAGTCGAGTACGGGAAGAGGAGGTGCTTCATCGCCCCGGGCGGAGTGCTTCCGGGCCTCTTTGATGGCTTTCTTGATGAAGCTCTGATCTTCGATCCAGCCGGAATCGGTAAGCATTGTGCCCAGATCTTCGAGATCGATTTTCGCGTAGATGCTGCGAAGGGCGCCGTGAATTTGTTCGGGGCTCAGAATATTCTCTTCCGAGCATTGGTGAAAAAACCAATGGAGATCTTTCCTCATGGATCAGTAGTGGGTTCAGTAAGCAGAGTTAAAGTTTGCGGCTGTGGCGTCCTTCGTAGCGAAGTTTGCCGGGGCCCGCTTTCAGAACAAGAATGGCTTTGCCGGTTTCTTGAACTTTCTCAAACTGGCGACCGACGGCGGCGAAGATATCTGCTGCCTCTCCGAAAATCTGGGTGCTCATTCCGTTCGTGGAGAAGGTGATCGATTCTTCCTGCTCGAGATCATCGAGGAAGGCCAGAACCACAGATTCGTAATCGTCGGTGAGCGGATATAGGGAGATTTCGACGGTTGCCTGCATGAGCGACTAGATTTGTAAGACTTCTTCACCGTGTCAAAGTGAATGCTTTCTTTCCTGAGAATCATTTTCGGTTTCCAGAGCTGGCTGAGGATGCACTTTGGGGAGCGGGGAAAGCCTTTGGTTTTGTTTTACTTTTCGGAGGAAGGGCGTCATTGTATTTAGGTTATGTTGGGATTTATTCAAAATTTGGGAGCCATGGAGATCTTCTTGATCCTCCTGATCGTGTTATTGCTTTTTGGTGCAAAGCGCCTTCCGGAATTGTCCCGTTCCATGGGTAAGTCCTTGAGAGAGTTCAAGAAAGCGACCTCAGAGGTCGAAGATGACTTCCGCAAGGCCATGAACGAAGAGCCTGAGAAGGAGAAGTCTGAGAAGCCGAAAGAGTCGTCCCCGAAGATGGCTGTGCCGACCCCACGTTCTGAGACTGCGCCCATGGCCGATCCGGTTCCTGTCGCTACGGGGGATGCCAAGCCGGACTCTGAGGACTCGGAAAAGAAGGCCTGAGGTTTCGTTTTACCGGGAAATGGTCGCTGGATTGGGCGTCATTTTTACGGGGTTTTTAGGGGCTGAAACTGGCCCTTCTTCTGGGAGCTTGGGGGAACTGGAATAGGTTTCTCTGCGGGAGGACTATTTCTAGGTCCCTTACCTTAGTAGCTGTCTGATCGGAGATAGCACTCCTCGCGATATTGAGGGGATTTATTGGTTTCACGGACCGACTTCTCGGTGGATATCTGCAATACTTTATCCTTCAGGCAGAGGGGGGGTATATTCCCGAAAGGAGATCCGTCGACAGCTGTTCGACGGACTGCAAGGAGTCGGGACGCTTTGATGCGTTTACGAGAGGAACGACAATGCCGATTCTTCGGCGAGCGGTAGCTGGCATTCAAAGAATGCCGAGTAGAGAGGCGAGGCGTCCCATCCGTAGATTGCAGAAAGAATGATGAAAGGCTTGGGCTCTGCTGAACTCCGCGAGAGCCTGAATGATGATCAGGGCAACGGGAAGAATGTCGGCGCGAGTCGGGGGCAGCCCGGGATAGTTTTGACGCTCGGCCAGAGGAAGGGCTGAAAGAGTAGCTTCGATTCGTTGGATCTCGTCGATCGGAATTCGTTGGGATTGCTCCTTCAGAGAGATTCCTTTTTCGGTTGCGAGAAGAAGACGGGTGATGGTGAAGGCTCCTCCGGTCCCCCAGTGCATACAGTCGGTGGGTAGGGGATCGGCGGGCAGGTGCCGACGAAAGGTTTCGAGGCAGTGACTGCGGATCGCTTCCTTTGCTGAGGGTGAGACCGGGGCTGTTGCATCGGGAAGACAGCGGTTTAGCATGCGCACTGCACCGAGTTGCATGCTGGTGATCTTCTCGATTCGGCCATGATTGCGGAAGATCCATTCCAAGCTTCCCCCTCCAAGGTCGCTGACGGTGTAAGGCGCCATGGCATTCACGGCTGGCTCCTGGGCGATGCCATTGGCGATGCCCTGAGCTTCTTCCTCGCCGGTGAGAATGGCGAGGGGGAGGCCAGTTTGTTCGACTACCTTTTGGGTAAACTCTTTTCGGTTCTCCGCGTCCCGAACGGCGCTTGTGGAAAGAACCTGAATGGTTTCTAGACCCAGCTCGCGGGTTTGTTCCAGGAGTCCGCGGATCGCGAGAGCGGATTGCTCCATCGCCACCTCAGTGAACCGTGGAGGCTCGGAGTACATTCCTTCGCTGATCCGGCACTCGGCGGTCTGATCAAAAAGGATCTTCATTCCCTCGGCTGTGCGCTCTCCTGCGAGGATTTTAATCGTGTTACTGCCAACGTCGATGACGCCTGCCCGGGAAGGATGACTATCCTCGTTCTTCATAGATCAAAGGTCTTCGGGGCGATGAGAACGACGAACTCGCCCTTTCGGGCACGAGAGAGGACGGACTGTCGAACATCCGCTGCGCGACCGGTCGCGGTCGTTTCAAACTTTTTGGTCAGCTCCCGCGAAACAGAGAGGATTCGTTCTTCGCCGAGAACGTCGACGATTTCATCGAGGAATTTTTCGATGCGGTGGACCGACTCGTAGACAACTAGAGTCGAGGGGAAGTCGAGGTGCTCCTCCAGAAAGCGTCGCCGGGCCGCTGATTTGGGTGGGAGAAAACCGCAGAAGTAAAAGCGGTCGGAGGGGAGGCCGCTCGCCGCGATGGCGGCAACGATCGCGCAGGGTCCAGGGACGACGCTGATCGGGATTCCCGCTTTCTGGCAGGCGCGAACCAAGCGAAAACCTGGATCGCTGATGGTCGGCGTTCCCGCATCCGAGACGACGGCTACCGTCTGCCCGGTGAGAAGATCCTCCACGAGCTCTTGGGCGCGAACGGTCTCATTCTCGTTCCGATAAGAAACCAGTTTCGGCCTTTCGATTCCGACGTGTGCGAGGAGGCTGCCGGTAACCCGGGTGTCTTCGCACGCGATGATTTGGACCTCGCTGAGGACTTCGCGAGCCCGGGGGCTTAAATCCCCCAGATTCCCGATCGGAGTGGATACGACGTAAAGAGTTCCGGTCGCGGATGAATCCGAGTCCACCATGTCTTCCTCAAAGGATCAGAACGGGTTCGTCGGGGAAGGGGTGGATCGGAGACGAAGCCCGAGAGTGATCGAATGCGCTACGATTATCCGCCGAACCCAGGCATTTGACCTTCCCAGGAGGCAGGTCGAGACCAAGGTATGGTCGAGTCATCCTCGGTCTTCGCCGTGCAGCCCGTAAAGAGGGCGGCCACGGAAGAGGCGAGAATGAAGGAGATGATAAGTCGGCGAACCGTAGCGGATTTAATCATTTGCGGTAGGTGTAGACTGACCCGGACTTCAGGGCTTCGGCGAAGACTGAATCCGGAAGGATTTCCGCTACGATGTAGTCGGGGTAAACTCCCCGTAGCTTAAGATTTGCAATGGGGGAGCCGTCCCGGTTGACGGTCATTGTGGTGACGCCAGCAAACTCGTCGCTGGAGCTAGGGCTCAACACGACAAGACCCCGGTCAAGATTGATCGACTTTACCCGAACTTGATTGGGGGAGAGGGGACTCGTGGAGCTGGTCGAAGTGCTTGCCAGGGCAGCTCCAAGAGGATTGTCGGAGAGGCGTGCGATTTCGCTGCGGGCAGCGGCCAACTGTTCCTTGAGCTTCGCAACCTCGGCACTGTTATCCGGGGTTTCCTCAGCGGCGCTGGCGGTGACGGTGGTCGAGCCTCCGTCGCCCAGCTGTTCGACGCGGCGGGCGAGAGCGCGTTTTTCTTCTTCAACCGTTTCGATTTGCTGGCTGAGTTCGAACTTCTCTTTGTTAACGCGAATGAGGTCGCTACGGACGGTCTTCAGCTCGGCGGTTAGGCGCTGCGCGACTTGTTCCGAGTCTCCCATGTTGCCCTTGAGGTCTTCGAGATCGCGCTGAGTGTTGCGAAGCTTCTGGTTGGTTGCGCGGAGTTGGTCTTCCGTTGCAGTCAGTTCTTCACTGGTCGATGTCAGGCGCTGATCGAAGCTCTTGGCCCGGGCTTGGGTTTCGCGGAGCTCGCTTTGCGTTTGGTTCAAATCGTTCATTCCCTTGGTGATCACCTTGGAAAGCGGTTGATCCGGGATGTTGAGTTGCTTGCCAGCATCCTGGTAAGCGGTGTTGATCGCAGACAGTTCATCCTTGTTCAGAAACCACATGGTTCCGATTGCGATGATGACCGCGAGTGTAACGATTCGGAGGATAAGGGACAGGGCTTTCATTAGCAGATCTTCGTTTCGGTTAAAGGAGTAAGTAAATAGGCTTCTTCTGAGCCTGTCAATGTATCAGGAATGTCGGAAACTGCTTTCCGCGGGCGATGACGGAGCAGAATCTTGCTCAATGTCCGGACGATTGACGGAGAGTTGCTCGAGAATCTTGTAGATCCATTCTTCCTTGCCGGCGAGACCGAGCTCGTCGGCGAGGTCTGCGACGGATTTCCAAGTGCCGGTTTGATCGGCGAGGCGGTCAGCGACCTTCCGTTGAACGTCGAGAACGGAGGCGGCGGCTTTCTTGCCGGCCTCGACGCCCGGTTGGTGGTAGGCGTTGATTCCGACGAGTGAGGCGTAGAATCCGACAGCGCGTTCAAAGAGGGCGATGAGCATGCCGACGTAGGAAGGGGTGACGTCGTCGATGGTCATGGAGATGGAGGCGCGACCGTTGTCCGAGAGAGCCTCACGGGTGCCGAGATAGAAGCCGTGGAGGAAGTCACCGCTGGTGACCTTTTCATCGACCTCGATCGAGTCAGATCCGGCGCGAGCCTGGAGGACCTGAATGAAGACGGCGAAGAAATTGGGCACCCCGTCGCGCAGTTGCTGGACGTAGGCGTGCTGGTCGGTGGAACCCTTGTTCCCGTAGACGGCAATTCCCTGGTGGACGACATTGCCTTCCAGGTCCTTTTCCTTGCCGAGCGACTCCATGACGAGTTGCTGTAGGTACTTGGAGAAGAGGCTGAGGCGATCCTTGTAGGGAAGGACGACCATGTCCTTCTCACCTTTGCCCCCGGTTTCGTGGAGCCACATGAGGGCGAGGAGGGCGGCCGGGTTGCGAAGGGTTTCACGCACGCGAGTTGCTTCGTCCATGGCGGCGGCCCCAGAGAGGATGCCGTCGATGTCGATGCCTTGGAGGGCGGCGGGGAGGAGACCGACGGGGCCGGTTTCGCTGGTCCGTCCGCCGACCCAGTCCCACATTGGGAAGCGTGCGAGCCAACCCGCCGATTCCGCGTGTTTGTCGAGCTTGCTTCCTTCTCCGGTGACGGCGACAGCGTGTTTGGCGAAGTCGAGTCCGGCGTTCTTCCAGGCGTGCTCGGCCTCGAGCATCCCATTGCGGGTTTCGGGAGTTCCGCCCGATTTGGAAATGACTACGGCCAGCGTCCTGTCGAGCTTCCCTGCGAGAGTCGAAAGGGTGAGATCCATTCCGGCCGGATCCGTGTTGTCGAAGAAATGGGGGACGAGTGCGTCGCCGGTCGGGTTGCCGAGAGCGGCCGCGACAAATTGCGGGCCGAGGGCCGACCCTCCGATGCCGATGACGAGAAGGTTTTCAAATTTTCCACCCTGACCGGAGATCGAGCCGTCGTGAACTTTGTGGCTGAACTCGTGAATCGCTTTCAGGGTCTCGCGGATGGACTCAGCCGTCTCGGCGTCGGGAGCGAGTTCCGCGTTGCGCAACCAGTAGTGGCCGACTTGGCGGTTTTCGTCCGGGTTGGCAATTGCACCTGCCTCCAGGGCTTCCATGTCGTCGAAGGCCTTCTGAATCTGGCTTTCGTGCTCGGACAGAAATTCGTCCGAAAAGGGAACGCGGCTGACATCGAGGGAGAAGTTCAGCTCAGGAAGGCGGAGGAAGTATTGGTTTAGGCGGTTCCAGTCCATGGTTATATTCTTGATTTTAATTTGAAACGTTAAATGGTGACGGGATCGGCTCCCGGATAGAGGTCGGCGTCGGTTACCGCTCCCTCTGAAGCGGAAGAAACGAGTTTGGCGTATTTGGCGAGGGTGCCGCGGGTGGCTGCGGGGGGAGGCTGTTTCCAGTTCTGGCGGCGTTTCGCGATCTCCTCATCGGAAATGTTCAGATTGATCTCGTTGCTTTCGGCGTCGATGGTGATGGGATCACCATTTTCGACGAGACCGATGAGGCCTCCGGTTGCGGCTTCCGGGGTGATATGGCCGACGACGAATCCGTGGCTCCCCCCCGAGAAACGGCCGTCGGTGATCAGAGCGACGGTTTTGCCGAGGCCCTTTCCCATAACCGCGGAAGTGGGTGCGAGCATTTCGCGCATACCGGGCCCCCCCTTGGGGCCTTCGTAGCGGACGACGACGACATGGCCCGCTTGGACGTCGCCGGAGAGGATTCCTTGGAGGGCGTCTTCCTCCGATTCATAGACGATGGCCTTGCCCGAAAATTGCAGCCCTTCTTTCCCGGAAATCTTTGCGACGGCTCCTTCTTCGGCGAGGTTGCCGCGGAGGATGCGGAGGTGACTGTCTTTCTTGATAGGCTGATCGATTGGGTAAACGACATCTTGATCGTCGGCGTAGGGGCCGACCTCGGCAAGGTTCTCGGCCATCGTCTTGCCGGTGACGGTCAGGCAATCCCCATGGAGGAGCCCCGCGTCGAGAAGCATCTTCAGGAGTGGGGTGAGACCTCCGATTCGGGAGAAATGGGCCATGTTGTACTTGCCGCTTGGCTTCAGGTCGCAGACGACCGGAACGCGCTTTCCGATTTCC
The sequence above is drawn from the Puniceicoccus vermicola genome and encodes:
- a CDS encoding type IV pilus twitching motility protein PilT encodes the protein MAEIDTLLEEMLQQGGSDLHLSVGAPPKIRVGGEIRELDYESFNDELMEGLLQEFIPPYRMEQFLEGRDVDIAYEIPDKARFRTNLFRNHWGPAAVLRQIPNDIRSVDDLGLPKALKPLATQKSGLVLVTGPTGSGKSTTLAAILNHINENQCKEIITLEDPVEFTHTNKKSTFIHREVTEHTKSYASGLRSAMRADPDVILIGELRDCETMRLALSCASMGMLVFATVHTNSAAKTIDRIIDAFPADEQDQIRILLSESLRGVVSQILCRAQGGGLVPAFEILGYHQSLPNSIRQNSLASIKNIIDQNRDDGMISLDASLRELLNTGMIDQDEAYMKANDKSAFARY
- a CDS encoding type IV pilus twitching motility protein PilT, whose product is MRKDLHWFFHQCSEENILSPEQIHGALRSIYAKIDLEDLGTMLTDSGWIEDQSFIKKAIKEARKHSARGDEAPPLPVLDSAEFHGVLPDFAEWAKMDDEDLKTAMRGWIESCVSEGVSDLHVTSNARPRIRFHRQIQYLSEETLDPEIAERMNLILLADEKRKLFDENWEVDYALPLKEMEGGSQLRLRVNLMRHEYGISAVYHMPRAESASLEELGFPNAEKIRELLSYHNGMILIAGPVGCGKTTTLSCLVNELNETRQEHIITIEDPIEIIQQSKKSIVTQRQVGKHTRSFDEALASSLREDPDIIVVGEMRDLETIEMAVTAAETGHLVIGTLHTRDSATTLNRLIDVFPPIQQRQIRTMVADSLRGVICQRLIPSTDGGLVLASELMVNTSATANIMREGKEAGLDSAMQTGRKHGMRTMDESIVELFETGQISWETALSNIKDPNLLGQS
- a CDS encoding YkoF family thiamine/hydroxymethylpyrimidine-binding protein, whose protein sequence is MQATVEISLYPLTDDYESVVLAFLDDLEQEESITFSTNGMSTQIFGEAADIFAAVGRQFEKVQETGKAILVLKAGPGKLRYEGRHSRKL
- the tatA gene encoding twin-arginine translocase TatA/TatE family subunit, whose product is MLGFIQNLGAMEIFLILLIVLLLFGAKRLPELSRSMGKSLREFKKATSEVEDDFRKAMNEEPEKEKSEKPKESSPKMAVPTPRSETAPMADPVPVATGDAKPDSEDSEKKA
- the rsmI gene encoding 16S rRNA (cytidine(1402)-2'-O)-methyltransferase encodes the protein MVDSDSSATGTLYVVSTPIGNLGDLSPRAREVLSEVQIIACEDTRVTGSLLAHVGIERPKLVSYRNENETVRAQELVEDLLTGQTVAVVSDAGTPTISDPGFRLVRACQKAGIPISVVPGPCAIVAAIAASGLPSDRFYFCGFLPPKSAARRRFLEEHLDFPSTLVVYESVHRIEKFLDEIVDVLGEERILSVSRELTKKFETTATGRAADVRQSVLSRARKGEFVVLIAPKTFDL
- a CDS encoding glucose-6-phosphate isomerase, translated to MDWNRLNQYFLRLPELNFSLDVSRVPFSDEFLSEHESQIQKAFDDMEALEAGAIANPDENRQVGHYWLRNAELAPDAETAESIRETLKAIHEFSHKVHDGSISGQGGKFENLLVIGIGGSALGPQFVAAALGNPTGDALVPHFFDNTDPAGMDLTLSTLAGKLDRTLAVVISKSGGTPETRNGMLEAEHAWKNAGLDFAKHAVAVTGEGSKLDKHAESAGWLARFPMWDWVGGRTSETGPVGLLPAALQGIDIDGILSGAAAMDEATRVRETLRNPAALLALMWLHETGGKGEKDMVVLPYKDRLSLFSKYLQQLVMESLGKEKDLEGNVVHQGIAVYGNKGSTDQHAYVQQLRDGVPNFFAVFIQVLQARAGSDSIEVDEKVTSGDFLHGFYLGTREALSDNGRASISMTIDDVTPSYVGMLIALFERAVGFYASLVGINAYHQPGVEAGKKAAASVLDVQRKVADRLADQTGTWKSVADLADELGLAGKEEWIYKILEQLSVNRPDIEQDSAPSSPAESSFRHS